One segment of Nocardioides sp. QY071 DNA contains the following:
- a CDS encoding 2'-5' RNA ligase family protein, protein MPVIGVAVAIPEPWATELVDYRLRIGDPTAEGVPSHITLIPPTELPGGLDEIEAHLATAATEVAPFRVHLRGTGTFRPVSPVVFVSLAEGISQCEQLADAVRRGPLSVDLDYPYHPHVTVAHHLDDPTLDRAFDDLAGFDCAFDVTDFHLYVHHEQEGWRSTRTFPLG, encoded by the coding sequence ATGCCGGTGATCGGTGTCGCCGTCGCCATCCCCGAGCCCTGGGCCACCGAGCTGGTCGACTACCGGCTCCGCATCGGTGACCCCACCGCCGAGGGCGTGCCGAGCCACATCACGCTCATCCCGCCCACCGAGCTGCCGGGCGGGCTCGACGAGATCGAGGCCCACCTGGCCACGGCGGCGACCGAGGTCGCGCCGTTCCGGGTGCACCTGCGCGGAACGGGTACCTTCCGGCCCGTGTCGCCCGTGGTCTTCGTCAGCCTCGCCGAGGGAATCTCCCAGTGCGAGCAGCTGGCGGACGCCGTACGACGGGGGCCGCTCTCCGTCGACCTGGACTACCCGTACCACCCGCACGTCACCGTCGCCCACCACCTCGACGACCCGACCCTGGACCGGGCCTTCGACGACCTGGCCGGCTTCGACTGCGCGTTCGACGTCACCGACTTCCACCTGTACGTGCACCACGAGCAGGAGGGCTGGCGCTCGACCCGCACCTTCCCGCTCGGCTGA